Proteins from one Arsenophonus apicola genomic window:
- the aroQ gene encoding type II 3-dehydroquinate dehydratase produces the protein MAKDFHILLLNGPNLNMLGTREPRFYGAVTLQDIVNQTSQKAKQLGVKLSHFQSNAEHELIDKIHQAQGKVDFILINPAALTHTSVALRDAILSVAIPFYEIHLTNIYAREPFRHHSYLSDIANGVICGFRADGYIFALEAAVKFLLSIEELETIDEPKPNKCKE, from the coding sequence ATGGCAAAAGATTTCCACATTTTGCTGCTAAATGGCCCAAATTTAAATATGCTGGGGACGAGAGAGCCAAGATTCTATGGTGCTGTTACACTTCAGGATATTGTTAACCAAACGAGCCAAAAAGCAAAACAATTAGGAGTTAAATTAAGTCATTTTCAATCTAATGCGGAACATGAGCTTATTGATAAAATCCATCAAGCTCAAGGGAAAGTCGACTTTATATTAATTAACCCAGCAGCATTAACGCATACTAGTGTAGCATTACGAGATGCAATATTAAGCGTTGCCATTCCTTTTTATGAGATCCACCTTACTAATATTTATGCACGTGAACCATTTAGGCATCACTCTTATCTCTCCGATATTGCAAACGGCGTCATTTGTGGCTTTCGAGCTGATGGTTATATTTTTGCATTAGAAGCCGCGGTTAAATTCTTATTGAGTATTGAAGAATTAGAAACCATTGATGAACCCAAACCTAATAAATGTAAAGAATAA
- the accC gene encoding acetyl-CoA carboxylase biotin carboxylase subunit — MLKKIVIANRGEIALRILRACKELKIKTVAVHSTADRDLKHVLLADETVCIGPAASAESYLNIPAIISAAEITAAEAIHPGYGFLSENADFAEKVERSGFIFIGPKPETIRLMGDKVSAIEAMKKAGVPCVPGSDGPLGNDIKTNKTIANRIGYPVIIKASGGGGGRGMRVVRNESDLEQAITLTRAEAKAAFNNSMVYMEKFLENPRHIEIQVLADGQGNAIYLAERDCSMQRRHQKVVEEAPAPGIKIDMRKSIGERCAKACLDIDYRGAGTFEFLYENGEFYFIEMNTRIQVEHPVTEMITGVDLIKEQLRIASGLPLSIKQKDVRIHGHAIECRINAEDANTFLPSPGKITRLHIPGGFGIRWESHIYAGYTVPPYYDSMIGKLITYGETREIAILRMKNALSELIIDGIKTNIELQQKIMDDSNFFKGGTNIHYLEKKLGSQE, encoded by the coding sequence ATGCTGAAAAAAATTGTTATCGCCAATCGTGGCGAAATAGCTTTACGCATTTTACGTGCCTGTAAAGAACTAAAAATAAAAACTGTCGCCGTGCATTCTACCGCCGATCGCGATTTAAAACATGTATTACTTGCTGATGAAACCGTCTGTATTGGGCCTGCCGCTTCAGCTGAAAGTTATCTTAATATCCCAGCGATAATCTCTGCAGCAGAAATTACTGCTGCAGAAGCCATTCATCCTGGTTATGGTTTTCTATCTGAAAATGCCGACTTTGCCGAAAAAGTGGAACGCTCTGGATTTATATTTATTGGTCCTAAACCAGAAACCATTCGACTCATGGGGGATAAAGTTTCTGCCATTGAAGCCATGAAAAAGGCGGGTGTTCCTTGCGTTCCAGGCTCAGATGGACCTTTAGGAAATGACATCAAAACCAATAAAACGATTGCTAATCGAATTGGCTACCCGGTTATAATTAAAGCCTCTGGTGGTGGTGGTGGCCGGGGTATGCGTGTTGTTCGTAATGAAAGTGATCTAGAACAAGCCATTACCCTGACGCGCGCTGAAGCGAAAGCGGCTTTTAATAATAGTATGGTTTATATGGAGAAGTTTCTGGAAAATCCACGCCATATTGAAATTCAAGTACTTGCTGATGGTCAAGGCAATGCGATTTATTTAGCCGAACGTGATTGCTCAATGCAGCGTCGTCATCAAAAAGTCGTTGAAGAAGCGCCGGCGCCAGGTATAAAAATTGATATGCGTAAGAGCATTGGTGAACGCTGCGCAAAAGCTTGTCTTGATATTGATTATCGTGGTGCCGGTACCTTCGAATTTCTTTATGAAAATGGCGAGTTTTACTTTATTGAAATGAATACGCGTATTCAAGTTGAGCATCCTGTGACAGAAATGATCACTGGGGTTGATCTGATTAAAGAACAGTTAAGAATTGCTTCCGGCTTACCTCTATCTATTAAACAAAAAGATGTTAGAATTCATGGGCATGCAATAGAATGTCGTATTAATGCCGAAGATGCCAATACCTTCTTGCCAAGTCCAGGTAAAATTACTCGCCTGCATATTCCTGGTGGTTTTGGTATACGCTGGGAATCACACATTTATGCCGGTTACACAGTTCCACCTTACTATGACTCTATGATTGGTAAGCTGATTACTTATGGGGAAACTCGCGAAATTGCTATTCTTCGGATGAAAAATGCCTTATCTGAATTAATCATTGATGGCATTAAAACTAACATAGAATTACAACAAAAAATTATGGATGACAGCAATTTTTTCAAAGGTGGTACCAATATCCATTACCTGGAAAAAAAACTCGGATCACAGGAATAA
- the panF gene encoding sodium/pantothenate symporter, with the protein MQIEILLPLIGYLLLVFLLSIYAYQRRQKGEFLHEYFLGNRSMGGVVLAMTITATYISASSFIGGPGAAYKYGLGWVLLALIQVPTIWLSLGVLGKKFAILARRYHAVTLNDMLYARFQSRLLVWLASVSLLVAFFGAMTVQFIGGARLLETAANIPYEIGLLIFGISIALYTAFGGFRASVLNDTLQGFVMLLGTIILLVATIHKAGGLATATEALKTIDPKLITPQGADNIFSMPFMFSFWVLVCFGVIGLPHTAVRCISYKNSQAMHRGIIIGTIVMVILMLGMHLAGALGRAILPNLTIPDQVIPTLMITVLPPFAAGIFLAAPMAAIMSTINSQLLQSSATIIKDLYLNIAPNEIKKEKKLTWISSASTLILGALLLLAAWHPPQMIIWLNLLAFGGLQAVFLWPLILGLYWERANRFGALSSMIIGALSYTLFTAFDVKILNFHHIVPSLLLSLIAFLIGNYVGEKKLLSTAIK; encoded by the coding sequence ATGCAAATTGAAATCCTCTTACCACTTATCGGTTATTTATTATTGGTTTTTTTACTATCTATTTATGCCTATCAGCGACGCCAAAAAGGCGAATTTTTGCATGAATACTTTCTAGGTAATCGCTCTATGGGTGGGGTAGTTTTAGCGATGACTATCACCGCAACCTATATCAGTGCGAGTTCTTTCATAGGTGGTCCTGGAGCAGCCTATAAATATGGCCTTGGCTGGGTGCTACTTGCCTTAATTCAGGTGCCTACTATTTGGCTTTCGCTTGGCGTTTTAGGTAAAAAATTCGCCATCTTAGCACGTCGCTATCATGCGGTAACACTTAATGACATGCTGTATGCTCGTTTTCAAAGCCGTTTACTGGTATGGCTCGCTAGCGTTAGTCTGCTGGTCGCTTTCTTTGGTGCGATGACGGTTCAATTTATCGGTGGAGCTCGTCTGCTCGAAACGGCGGCAAATATCCCCTATGAAATAGGGTTATTAATATTTGGCATCTCTATTGCACTTTACACTGCCTTTGGTGGCTTTAGAGCCAGTGTCCTTAATGACACCTTACAAGGCTTTGTTATGTTATTAGGAACAATTATTCTGCTGGTAGCTACTATTCACAAGGCAGGAGGCCTAGCCACAGCAACAGAGGCGCTAAAAACAATTGATCCCAAACTGATTACGCCACAAGGTGCTGATAATATCTTTAGCATGCCATTTATGTTTTCCTTTTGGGTTTTAGTTTGTTTTGGGGTTATTGGCTTACCACATACTGCTGTCCGCTGCATTTCCTATAAAAATAGCCAAGCGATGCACCGAGGGATCATTATCGGCACCATTGTAATGGTTATTTTAATGTTAGGAATGCATTTAGCGGGAGCATTGGGGCGAGCCATTTTACCGAATTTAACTATTCCAGATCAGGTCATCCCGACATTAATGATCACAGTCTTACCTCCATTCGCCGCAGGAATTTTCTTAGCAGCTCCGATGGCTGCCATTATGTCAACAATTAACTCACAATTGCTTCAATCTTCAGCAACTATCATAAAAGATTTATATTTAAATATTGCACCAAATGAGATAAAAAAAGAGAAAAAATTAACCTGGATCTCAAGTGCTTCTACCCTCATTCTTGGGGCTTTATTACTATTAGCCGCCTGGCACCCACCACAAATGATTATTTGGTTAAACTTACTGGCTTTTGGTGGATTACAAGCTGTTTTTCTTTGGCCATTAATACTTGGACTTTATTGGGAAAGAGCAAACCGTTTTGGTGCATTAAGCTCAATGATCATAGGCGCCCTTTCTTACACATTATTTACGGCCTTTGATGTTAAAATTTTAAATTTTCATCACATCGTACCATCACTATTATTG
- the accB gene encoding acetyl-CoA carboxylase biotin carboxyl carrier protein, producing MDIRKIKKLIELVEESGISELEISEGEESVRISRTIVQNLPTLQQYMAAPTSHQPALANAIAPSQILPETTNEQKAEISGYTVRSPMVGTFYRAPSPEAKPFVEVGQTVKVGDPLCIVEAMKMMNQIEADKAGVVKAILLENGEAVEFDEPLVIIE from the coding sequence ATGGATATTCGTAAAATTAAAAAATTAATTGAGCTTGTTGAAGAATCTGGCATTTCTGAACTAGAAATTTCGGAAGGTGAAGAATCAGTGCGTATCAGCCGTACAATCGTGCAGAATTTACCAACTTTACAACAGTATATGGCAGCGCCCACCTCGCATCAACCAGCTTTAGCAAACGCCATAGCACCTTCTCAAATTTTACCTGAAACAACCAATGAGCAAAAAGCAGAAATCAGTGGTTATACTGTTCGTTCACCAATGGTAGGTACCTTCTACCGAGCGCCTAGTCCGGAAGCAAAACCATTTGTTGAAGTTGGCCAAACGGTTAAGGTAGGAGATCCTCTATGTATTGTCGAAGCGATGAAAATGATGAATCAGATCGAAGCTGACAAAGCAGGTGTAGTTAAAGCAATTCTCCTAGAAAATGGAGAAGCGGTTGAATTTGACGAGCCATTGGTTATCATCGAATAA
- a CDS encoding YhdT family protein: MDKRFLQSNKEARWSVFLTVAYLCSWIITAYLPGEKVGITGMPLWFELSCLYLPLIFILLCILMVKFIFKQMSLEDKDAN; this comes from the coding sequence ATGGACAAACGTTTTTTGCAATCCAACAAAGAAGCTCGTTGGTCAGTTTTTCTTACCGTGGCTTATTTATGTAGTTGGATTATAACTGCCTACCTCCCCGGTGAAAAAGTAGGTATAACAGGGATGCCATTATGGTTTGAACTTTCATGTTTATATTTACCGCTGATTTTTATTTTACTTTGTATCTTAATGGTTAAATTTATTTTTAAACAAATGTCATTGGAAGATAAAGATGCAAATTGA